One window of the Coffea eugenioides isolate CCC68of unplaced genomic scaffold, Ceug_1.0 ScVebR1_837;HRSCAF=1583, whole genome shotgun sequence genome contains the following:
- the LOC113759007 gene encoding wall-associated receptor kinase 3-like isoform X2: MSRMQIATDLANGLNYIHTAAGFSISLVHKYVKSSGIIITEPSLNARICHFGAAELCSETERYERGEITEEELPELRRSGSRGRQFEGVRGYMSPEFKSTGLATQKSDVYAFGVVILELLSGEEPLKYKYDKASGDYRKISIIDSATEAVETGGEGNETVEGRLRRWVDKRLKDSFPVEVAEKLIRLVLECAHVDPNKRPDMRRVAGKISKLYLDSKMWSDRVRLPTDFSVSLAPR; this comes from the coding sequence ATGTCGCGAATGCAAATCGCCACGGATTTAGCTAACGGCTTGAATTATATCCACACCGCAGCCGGATTCAGCATAAGTTTGGTCCACAAGTACGTGAAGAGCAGCGGAATTATTATCACTGAGCCTTCCTTGAATGCCCGAATTTGCCATTTCGGAGCCGCCGAGCTATGCTCCGAGACGGAGAGATATGAAAGAGGTGAGATAACGGAAGAGGAGTTGCCGGAGCTGCGGAGGTCGGGGAGTAGGGGTAGGCAATTTGAAGGAGTGAGAGGATACATGTCGCCGGAGTTTAAGTCCACCGGCTTGGCGACGCAGAAGTCTGACGTGTACGCTTTTGGAGTGGTGATTCTGGAGCTTTTGTCCGGGGAGGAGCCGCTGAAGTATAAATATGATAAAGCGAGTGGGGATTATAGGAAGATTTCAATTATCGATTCAGCGACGGAGGCGGTGGAAACTGGCGGAGAGGGTAATGAAACGGTGGAGGGAAGGCTGAGACGGTGGGTGGATAAGCGGTTGAAGGATTCGTTCCCGGTGGAGGTGGCGGAGAAGTTAATCCGTCTGGTGTTGGAATGCGCACATGTGGATCCGAATAAGAGACCCGATATGCGACGGGTCGCGGGAAAAATATCCAAGCTTTATTTGGACTCGAAAATGTGGTCGGACCGGGTTAGACTTCCGACTGATTTCTCGGTGTCATTAGCACCTCGGTGA
- the LOC113759007 gene encoding lysM domain receptor-like kinase 3 isoform X1, whose amino-acid sequence MCRSKMATDASEPIPTTPPQPTPRPVRTKPRTSPQATQSPRRPSPNSPFAKLPSSSPSTSGTFHSGSAPATGSGSDFRINSSVGTTSASSRTSLSSLHLSLPEHAHIYDFSEIRSATNNFLAKRYSTSSSSSQSWRCELNGKDVIIFQRKIHQTIHESELRSKLSVICKSHHKCLIKLLGASISNDHIYLVYEFISGSNLSTCLRNPRNPDFTVLSTWMSRMQIATDLANGLNYIHTAAGFSISLVHKYVKSSGIIITEPSLNARICHFGAAELCSETERYERGEITEEELPELRRSGSRGRQFEGVRGYMSPEFKSTGLATQKSDVYAFGVVILELLSGEEPLKYKYDKASGDYRKISIIDSATEAVETGGEGNETVEGRLRRWVDKRLKDSFPVEVAEKLIRLVLECAHVDPNKRPDMRRVAGKISKLYLDSKMWSDRVRLPTDFSVSLAPR is encoded by the coding sequence ATGTGTAGATCCAAAATGGCAACCGATGCCTCCGAACCCATCCCAACAACGCCACCCCAACCCACGCCACGTCCGGTCAGGACCAAACCCAGAACCTCCCCTCAAGCAACACAATCCCCCCGCCGCCCCTCCCCAAATTCTCCATTCGCTAAACTTCCTTCCTCCAGTCCCTCCACCAGCGGCACCTTTCATTCAGGTTCTGCCCCGGCCACCGGCTCCGGTTCTGATTTTCGAATAAATTCGTCGGTTGGCACAACCTCCGCTTCAAGCCGTACATCCCTCTCCAGCCTCCATCTCTCCCTCCCGGAACACGCCCATATTTATGATTTCTCCGAAATCCGTTCCGCCACCAACAATTTTCTCGCCAAACGCTACTCcacttcctcctcctcctcccagTCCTGGCGCTGCGAGCTCAACGGAAAAGACGTCATTATTTTTCAACGGAAAATCCATCAGACAATCCACGAATCTGAGCTGAGATCCAAATTATCGGTAATTTGTAAAAGCCATCATAAATGCTTAATCAAGCTCCTCGGAGCTTCCATTTCAAACGATCACATTTACTTAGTTTATGAATTTATCAGCGGCTCGAATCTTTCTACTTGTCTCCGAAATCCTAGAAACCCTGATTTCACCGTTCTTTCCACCTGGATGTCGCGAATGCAAATCGCCACGGATTTAGCTAACGGCTTGAATTATATCCACACCGCAGCCGGATTCAGCATAAGTTTGGTCCACAAGTACGTGAAGAGCAGCGGAATTATTATCACTGAGCCTTCCTTGAATGCCCGAATTTGCCATTTCGGAGCCGCCGAGCTATGCTCCGAGACGGAGAGATATGAAAGAGGTGAGATAACGGAAGAGGAGTTGCCGGAGCTGCGGAGGTCGGGGAGTAGGGGTAGGCAATTTGAAGGAGTGAGAGGATACATGTCGCCGGAGTTTAAGTCCACCGGCTTGGCGACGCAGAAGTCTGACGTGTACGCTTTTGGAGTGGTGATTCTGGAGCTTTTGTCCGGGGAGGAGCCGCTGAAGTATAAATATGATAAAGCGAGTGGGGATTATAGGAAGATTTCAATTATCGATTCAGCGACGGAGGCGGTGGAAACTGGCGGAGAGGGTAATGAAACGGTGGAGGGAAGGCTGAGACGGTGGGTGGATAAGCGGTTGAAGGATTCGTTCCCGGTGGAGGTGGCGGAGAAGTTAATCCGTCTGGTGTTGGAATGCGCACATGTGGATCCGAATAAGAGACCCGATATGCGACGGGTCGCGGGAAAAATATCCAAGCTTTATTTGGACTCGAAAATGTGGTCGGACCGGGTTAGACTTCCGACTGATTTCTCGGTGTCATTAGCACCTCGGTGA